A stretch of DNA from Saccharomycodes ludwigii strain NBRC 1722 chromosome I, whole genome shotgun sequence:
atcaaaatgaatgttttaaaaaataaagtaagCGTCAGTTTAATTCAATTAGCAGGTTCTACACCAGATAAATTACATAATCTAAAACATGCCCATGATTTGATTGCCAAATGTATGGAGAAGTATCCAAAGACTCAGGTTATTGTTCTTCCAGAATGTTATAATTCACCATATGCTGTAGATAAGTTTAGAGAATATAGCGAAGTTGTTGAAATCAAGGAAAGTTCACCAAGTGTTTACCAAATGTCAAATTGGGccaaatatttcaaaattgtCTTGGTTGGTGGCTCCATTCCAGAACTTGACCCAAAAAGTAACAAAGTTTACAATACATGTATTGTCTTTGATGCCAATGGcaaaattttgaataagCATAGGAAAGCACATTTGTTTGATATTGATATTCCAAATGGTATCACTTTTCAAGAAAGCGCCACTCTATCTGGAGGTACTCAAATTACAATTGTAGATACCGAACTACCAAAGCGTGATAGTACTGTTGGTCAAAAAGAGTTTAAATTTGGTGTTGGTATTTGTTATGATATGAGATTCCCAGAATTAGCTATGATTAGCAGTAGAAAAGGTTGCAGTTGTATGATTTATCCATCTGCTTTTAATACAGTTACTGGTCCCTTACATTGGCACTTGTTGGCACGTAGTAGAAGCATTGATAATGAAATTTATACTATTTTATGTTCACCAGCAAGAAGTAGTGACAAGTCTGTTTATCAAGCGTATGGTCATTCTTTGGTATGCTCTCCTATGGGTGAAATATTATGTGAAGCTAAAGAAGGTGAAGAAATCTTAAATTGTGAATTGGATCCTGAAGCTATTAATAAGGCTAGAGTGAGCATTCctattaattttcaaaGAAGATTTGATATGTATCCAGACGTTTCTACTAATAAGTAAGTATATATGGATATAttacataaaataaaataaaataaagtataaaaatattattatcatataAACATTGTTAACATTATTTTAGCAATATATgtgta
This window harbors:
- the NIT3 gene encoding putative hydrolase (similar to Saccharomyces cerevisiae YLR351C | NIT3 | NITrilase superfamily), with amino-acid sequence MNVLKNKVSVSLIQLAGSTPDKLHNLKHAHDLIAKCMEKYPKTQVIVLPECYNSPYAVDKFREYSEVVEIKESSPSVYQMSNWAKYFKIVLVGGSIPELDPKSNKVYNTCIVFDANGKILNKHRKAHLFDIDIPNGITFQESATLSGGTQITIVDTELPKRDSTVGQKEFKFGVGICYDMRFPELAMISSRKGCSCMIYPSAFNTVTGPLHWHLLARSRSIDNEIYTILCSPARSSDKSVYQAYGHSLVCSPMGEILCEAKEGEEILNCELDPEAINKARVSIPINFQRRFDMYPDVSTNK